The Elgaria multicarinata webbii isolate HBS135686 ecotype San Diego chromosome 1, rElgMul1.1.pri, whole genome shotgun sequence genome includes the window TGTGTGAAgtcattcccaccaccaccaccactatccaATATGTATTAATGACAATATAAGACAAAGATAAAGCAGGTAATATGAATATGCATCAAGAATTCCAGCCTTGACTGTCCTAAATGTGACAAACATAGCGATAAAGCAAGCATCACCTAAATCTTCATCTGAAAAAACAGTTTCCCTGTCATCCAGACATTTCTTTCAGTAAAAGCCAATTTGCTTCTCTTTCAAGGCTTCTTTGTGGAAGCAACCATTCACTCCCTGCCACAGCAAAACAGGTTGCCATTCCAGTTTCATCCAAGTTCCTTATTCCTTTAAACTCTgctgagagactgaaagaactaggcatgtttagcttggagaagagaagattgaggggcgacatgatagcactcttcaaatacttaaaaggttgtcacacaaagcagggccaggatctcttctcgatcctcccagagtgcaggacacggaataacaggctcaagttacaggaagccagattccggctggacatcaggaaaaacttcctgactgttagagcagtacgacaatggaaccagttacctagggaggtcgtgggatctctcacgctagaggccttcaagaggcagctggacaaccatctgtcaggtatgctttagggtggattcctgcattgaggaattggattggattcgatggccttataggccccttccaactctactattttattattctaTGCTATGTCTAGAGACACTTGTGTTAACTCATCCAGGGCTTGATTCATGCCATCAACACCCAGAGGTGGTTCTCCCAGGGCTGTTAGCCCGGAATTGCTCCTCTGAAATAACCACCCTGTCTACCCAAATAGAAATCCAGGGTGCTTTTTGGCCATTCATCTTTGCAGACTAATTTAAGAAAAACAATGTAACTTTGGCTCTGTCTATGGAACAGGGAATTTTAGTCACCAAAGTAATAATTCAGATAGTATTTACATGACTGCTTATGCTAAGAAGGAGGTGGTGCAAGGAGGCTCTTTTTACCACAGCTTTCATCAACCTCTGATTGACTTCTTGAATGTGTAATTTATTTACATAGTCAAGAAGTTAATCAGGGGCCAAATTGAGATAGCTGTTATCCCAGGATAAATGATTGCTACATAAACAAGTCCACAGTGATCAACTAGCCAAACAACCATCCATCTGAGTCATATGAAAGCTAAGAAGGAAGGAgttagggggagtggggaatcacATGGATTGCCTAAACACATTTTCCTTTCCGAAGGAATGCTGCGGTTGGCAAGTAGCTCTGCTGGCTTGAAGGCTGATTTACTTTGTTTTCCTCTACTGTGACATACACAAATACATCTATCTGCATGGCTGGGCATGAATCCTGGATTTTTGCACCTGTGAGCATGaattcttttttttggggggggggctttaaataATGAAAAATGGCAACTTTACATAGGAGGTGCTTTAAAATCGTTCTTTTGGTGACTTGGGCTCATTCAGTGGGAGGAGTAATGGCGGTGAAACTTCTTCATACATTCATTCCTAGCCCTGCTTGGAGACAGAGGAAGGACAATGTGGGATAATAAAGCTGAAGTGCAAATAGAATGCTTATGTAGAGCAATCTGGAGCAAGGAAAGGAGAAGGAGGTGGTGTGAGTCACCCAGGCTGGCATGTACTGAAAAAGAGGGTGCCTGGAGGGAAGAGGCTTGAACATCCAAAGCAGGCAACAACAAGAAGTATGCCAATCATGTACACATCTCAGAATCACaaccttccaagtaaacatgcctaaGTGCAGGCTGTTACTCTTACACTTGGTAGACTATTGTTCTCATCTTCTGGCAGGAACTTGGCTGGTGCATCAGGACAGGCAGGAGATGCATAAGACACAAAGGAACAAAGACATGAATGCTTTGTTTCCCAATGCTTCTTGCCTTGTAGATGCAAGGCACGTTGTTGTAGTCAAATACAGCTGCAGAAAGGAAACTTCCCCTTTGCCCAAATGGTGATTCCTTTCTTTtgaagaaacagcagcagagTCAACATAAACAACAACGTTGAATGTGTAACTAAAGAAACAACATCCAGAGAAGGAGCCACGTTACGCGCAGCAAAAATGACAAAGCGTCTTGTGGCAGCTTGATGCCATAATATGCTTCTTCATCTTTATGGTACCACAAGACTATGTTGTTTTAACTAAAGAAACATTGCCTTTTGGAAGTTTGTCTGAGGCAGAGTGGCAAATGGCTAAAACAGAGGACTTGGGAGGCCTGGGTTTAAAtctccactcagtcatgaagttcactggggcaggatctacactacagctttacaaCCAATTTGtaacaatattgacaactgttggggcccatgacacactccatatacagttttcaaaccattttcaaagtgttttagcctgcttggggtagatctcgCCTGGTTACTGCTTTGTATGGATACAAGCAAAGTTATCAAAAGTGAAAAATAAAGTAAGCCCAACCTCTTTACACTAGAACCACTTTTGATATATATGGCAGCTCTGGTGGAACAACAATGATCAAAATGAGCTCAAGTAAAAGACATGTGAGCTATATCAGCTAGGTGCAGAATGCCAAATGCTGTACATTTTTACTTGCCTTATTACAAAGGCAAAAGAGATTACATTTCTCACCACGCAACACTTGCTCTAAGAAAAGCAACATGGGCGCACATTTAATTTTGGATACCATTCTCAGGCACTGGCAACCTACAGCTCAGAATAAGCATTTGAATTGGGCCTATAAGTGCCAAGGCAACCATTCATAGTAACCCAAGATACAATTCATTTTCTTAAAGACAAATCATTAAAATCATAGCAAATTATGCTGAATGCtatgaaacgtgtgtgtgtgtgtgtgtgtttgtgtgtgacaaaATAATGGGTTTTAGGAAAGTGTAGCTCATATTTTCAAAGCAGAAACTTGGAATTCATACAGAAATGTGATTTCCTAATTTTGAAATCAGTTCTAGATTTTGAGACTTGCTTTTGCAATTTTAGTGAACATTCATGTGGTGGTATTTCgattcctgttcatttcagttttgGAGTCAGTAATAGGGTGATCAGAAAGATGGCTAACCAAAAAAGAAATGCTAATATTTGAATATTACCTTACATGTACACCATGGCAGGAACCTTAGAAATGAATGCCTAAACAGTCCTTATTCCAAAATTCGTATATAAAACTTAGAATCTCACCCTGCCCACCCCAACATCCTTAATAGTCATATTTTCCCCTCaaatgtcattattatttttacaagagTTCACAAGCATCAGAGACTTTGAACTGTGGGCTAGCCCTGATTGTAAGGCAATTTAGATAGAGGTAGGTTTGGGGGTTTCCATAGACCTTAAACAAATCAGTTCCTTATTTCCTCCAATCCCAAAGGAAAGCAATTTTTATATTTCCATTTGTCTTCTGACTTGACTGCAATTCTTCTTTTGGCAAGGCAGCGAAGGGAGGGTTAACTATTACCCACACAACCCTGAGCTGTCCTACTTCCTGAACTGAATGACCCTTTGTGGATCTTCATATGTTTGGATAAATGGTCACTGCGGGCAAATTTCTTCTCACACATTTGGCACTGGTAAGGCTTAAGTCCAGAATGGGAGCGCTTGTGGCGAGAGAGCTCATCCGAACGGGAAAACCTGCCAGACAAAAGAAGAGATGTTTACTGGATATTTATGTGAATCAAAAAGACTGTTTTTAACTGAGTGTCATCATAGACAAACCACAATATATAGGAGAAGCAGGTGGTGCTTTCATTCAAATCTCAAGCATTCAATGTTTTTCCACTTCTAAAATCATGATTTCTATTCTTAATTTCAAGCCACATATAAGTATGTCTAGAAAACAGGTGTAGACAAGAGTCTTCATAATGTGGTGCAATTCTGAGGACAGGTTCACACAAGCCTCCAGCATGAAGGTTCTATAGATGGTGTAGCATATGAACCAGCATGAatagctttggctttggggcagcatagaaatgcaataattaaataaatgtggagTTACGTATATGAACCAAGAGAACAGGAGGGATGGAATCTTAAGGGTTCACAAGAATAAAGATGTAATGGCCCATTATTCTTGTGAATCTCTTGAGATTCTATTGCTCCCAGTTATTGGTGCCTCCCACCGCCCTCCTTCTCCACATATATGAACCAGGGCACATACATAGGACAATAGCAGCTTTGGGCCACGGCAGTTAAGCCTTTGCATCGAGTTCCGTTAGTGCATTCCAACAAAGGAACTCAAAGACCTTGATAAATGTTGACAAAGTCCTTGTGCTTTTGTGAAATACTTTCTCTttagagagaggaaaagagagactcAGAAGGAAGCACAACTTGTCCAACGTTACATAATAATTCAGGAGCAGAGCAGACATGATCTCACTGCCAATCTACTCAAGAGTCATAGCAGAAACAGCCCAAACCCACAgatattttcctttttaattgtAAAAGGCCCTTTGTTCAACCCAACTGGTGTCTGTGAGTGGAAAGATACAATGCAGAAACAGGCAACCTATGGCTCTTGGCCTAAttgcaaaagccctctgcaagcgatCGATTCTGGACATCTTGCAAGGTTAATCTGTACATCTCCCTGGCAGCCTGCTggacagggaggaagaggaaagagggttgtcagaaaaagagagagagaaaagggtgtcCTCACCCACATTTGATTTTGgttctgcccactcctggcttcaaaCATACCCATCGCTGACATGTGACCCTTGGCCGATTATGCCTAAGGGAATGAAGCCCTCCATACAAAAAAGGTGCTAACcctaaaataaaagaataatgtCTCTTTTGTCAGTCTTACCAGGAACTATGGGCTGATAGGAATCTCTGCAACAGGGATGAatgagcaatttgtggccctccaaatgttttggactacaattcacatcagCCTTCAAGTAGTTGAGAGGATTATCTGGCGGTTTGAatacgtgaaaatgatatggtgacaaTGTTGGAGGGTTCCAACTGACGATTTTTCAAAACAGGACAACTGTTTATTAGTCgccttatgaaattatttattagacgcatTATTATGAGATTATTGGAtgtcttgtcatgaatgtttaatagatgcccTATTTATTGGAGGCTTCATTACATATGTCTGACGGACACCTTGTGAATGTTATCTATGCACCTGTTTATGTGCATTTGTGATATACTTTTGAactatttgtttaaaaatgtttgctcttaggcagttttgtaaaaacgtaaaaaACTAtagtgaacttcagtgctggtaaCGTTGGACATattttctgtttctgcttttctttactAATTGTTATTGTGGAAGTTTTGCACTGGTgggtttgttttaaagggatttaagaatatgtaccagctatgagaatttgttctgtagattaattacaaactgtatatatgttgtatatatcactcatatctctaatatattgcgtcttttttacatttctaagtacctttgtggttgagtgttatcacccttattgtgccattgttattttcaaccacagccttctatctagTTTTTCTTTTGTCAGTTTTACCAGGAACTATGGGCTGACAGGAATCTCTGCAACAGGGATgaatgagcaacttgtggccctccaaatgttttggcctacaattcacaTCAGCCGTATCCAGCAAAACCaacagtgagggatcatgggagttgtaggccaaaacatccagagaaccacaagttgcccattcctgctctgCAACTTCAAACCATAAGAAATAGCTCGACAGAGGGCCAGTGTATATGTTATTATGTTATGCATGCACGAGTGGAATAAACTATTACGTCTGAAGTGACAGTCCTGCCCAGTTGACTGAGTACATGCAACTGAGAGCTGTAACTAGCCAAATCACAGCTACATCCTGCTAATCCCTGTGAAGCTGGACTTTTCTATGTGTCCTTTTACCGCGATTTTTTAtattgctccaatgtcaccatggttgtttgttcgtctgtcagtggtggcttcagttcagattaagagagtgaagttaggggtggatcccagtgcagcAGGGGCCTGGGAGTGGGCTCGACAAGcctagtaatggccaccatggtgatattaaagtctggggaatgaaagtaaaGACAGTTATGATGTCTAACTCATAAATTCAATGAGTTAGCTGCACAGCTACCAGTTTTCAAAGCTACAGTGTTGTGCAGCATtgccataaaacaaacaaaaaaagggttTTCACGGGTTTTTGGTCCctcgatatttgctgcccattaccacCATCTGACAACAGTGCTGCAAATTTTCCTGGTGGGACAGCccatgctcactcctgccatgtgtGAACCTATTGATGCTGCTTCACAGTTGTGATGCTGTGGGGCTTGGGGAAAAGCAGTAGGCAAAGTGGCAGCGTatagacccaccaccaccaccacattagtcaCTACCAGTGAATGTCTGATTACGATATTTTGCCCCAATGTGTATCACTTTATACTTGCATTCAATCTCATTTGCCATTTGTTGCCCACtcaagtggggaaagggggctaAGAGTCTCTCCTGCTGGGTATCTGGGAAAACTGGACCTTCCCCACTTCACATGCTGTCATCTTCTCCAAGGGAAGAGGGCTCTGATGCTGCGCAGAAACCAGCAGCTGGGCTTTTCCAGGAGGGGAAGGCCATTAGGAGAGGAAGGTTATTTAAACTCCAACTTGATTCAGAACTTTCTGCATCTGGTAAAGGCAAATATACAATTGTTTTGTAACTATTAACCTGGAATGAAGGAATCCAGGTTTGATTCTCGTTTAGTCACAGATGCCCTGCATGCCACTCGGTGGTGGATATGAGATCTCTTCTACTTCACTGGGCTGTTgggaaaatactttaaaatctaGTGCCCTTATATTGGAAATGACAGAGCTAAGGAACTAGATAAGGGTatcactaaaaacaaaaacaaaaaagaccagTTATGCTGCATGAAACAAATTCAAGACCTCTAATTAAAAGTGTGCATTCTTGGTGACCCAAACATATGGAGGAGCCATTAGAAGAGCTTATCCATAATGTACAAAAGAATGTGGCATTAGTAGCTTGTTATGACCATTATCTCCCCCGCGCTCCATCCACATTTGGAGCTCATATCTAGTGCAGCAGAGGAGTCTGCTTTTACAGAGCACTGCAGAGATCAAACAATTCCTAATACATTTGCCAGAGCTCTAAGAGGAGAGGAAAAATACTGACTTCTTGCAGTTAAGCAGGAATACATTCCAAAGCCTCAGGTCATTACAGACAAAGAAGCTGGAAGGAAGCAGATCAGCCAAGATCTCAAGGACCCTCTTGAGCAGGAGTGTAGAACCAAATCCTTGGGGCCCAAatgcagccctccagggttcccctaCTAGCCATACCTCGATCCCCGAACTGCCCATCTTTCGGTGTTGTCCCAacgtttgtgcagtttttcccctttccaaaaggttgaaatgcctattCTGTGTGCTTGCCTATATACCCTGTATACCTCGTCATGGCTGCGTAGTGGCGCTCTGTTGTCTATATGAAACAGCCACCATctcacagccacatcaggctCCCCGCCGCCAcccgaaactgtgctttttcgTAATATccttttaccgtgactttttcagTTGCTCTGAGGACACCACATTGTTTCTCCAACTGCCAGTGGTGGCCTTGGTTCGAGTTAAGGAACTGGACATTACTAGGGGAGGGTCAAAGTGCAATGAAAGTGCAGGAActcagggcagggggtgggcttgacaatGCTGATGAGAGGTGTAGTCCAGGGGGCcatctatatgtggggaaagccctgtggttgctgtggatctgcaccacgTCGGTGACATGACACAaatgcagcttcgcagccaccgcaGGACTTCCCTGGGATGTTGCGatatgaaaaagttggggtaaatcctgTCTTTGGGGGGGATTTAACTGTATTGACATCAACGGCAGCCATGTCAATACAGTGCTTCCACCGTGTTACATTGCTCTGGGGTCGAtccagcaattggtcgccttccaccaggaagaaggcaaGGGTGGCTCCGGGacacagatggccacccagaaaccccatgctccctcctcgggATTAACCgatgccaccctgggagagggataGCGTGAGGCTGAAGAGAGAGATGGTGTCAACCCATGAGGTTGAAGAAGGAGATGGTGTCAACCCGGTGCTGTGCAGACAGCGCctgggacatctggagggcaccacaacTGGGAAAAGGCAGACTTTTCTGCTGGCAGAGTCTCTCTGGGTTCTCAGTCTTTTACATTATCTGCTATcagaatctctctctttctctcttttaaatgGCGATGCAAGAGAAAGAACCCAAGACCTTCGGTGTTCTAAGCATGCAGTCTGCTATGGTCTTTCCCCACAGgactcagcctccttttctcactCTGTACAGTTAGGGTTTCTAGATAAGAGCAGAAGTAGACATGCACATGTCTGGGTTAATTTGGCGGTGCTGGTGGGAAGATAGTTCCAGTCCCTACCCTTCCCCCCTCTTTGGCATCCTTGGAGACtgaaagcttttctacatgaggctgttctTCCctgtatctgctttcagtttaattgcaaaattgagatctgaACGCTACACtaagagcttttcttttcctaCTCTTTtactacataacttctaggtggtaCTGTGCTATGGTGGAATATAGCAATTACACAAATAGGAAACtatctttcttttgctttcaaaaataataccCCCATTTTCCAAGCTCTAAAAAACAACGAAAGCactcttaaaaaaacagaagcaaaaacgGAGGATCACGACGTTGTCTaaacaacccataaacaaccatgagtaaggaatcacgagtgcacaataaatgcctcgtgtagaaaacgTTTGAATGCGCAAAACCCAATTTTGAAAACAAGATGGACCTTTCACCATCTTCCACTTGCCACAAGCAGTCACTGAGACAAACAGCACATGGCTCTGAGAGATTCTTGTAAAGCTTCCTGCAAGCTCAGGCAATGGCACATTTGTCTGTGGGAGTCTCTCCACATTTTGAAAGTCTCTGCTGATGACAGCTGGAGGCTTTTAAGATTTAAAGAGAGGCACCTGCTTGCAAAAGAGATTCATGTGCAGCAGGCATGAACACAAATGAAATCTTTCAAGGCTTTGCAAACTTCACCCCTTAAGATGTGTCCTGTAACTTCAAAAGACCAGCATAAAGGAAATGTATAAATGGAGTAACACCCGGCTCTGTGGCTCTCTTGAGCTTGTATGTGGGATATCAGCTAGGCACCCCTGAACATAGAAGCTTGTGGGGCTGCAGCCAATCTACTAAAGGAAGGAAATCTGGAAAAAGCAGAAACTGGAGGCAAAGCCGCAAAGTTATTCATGCAGCCATTGAAATAGTATGTTGGGCACAATGCCATGGGATGGGGAGGCTAGTGTTACCACCTTTTCTCCTGGCAGAGCAGGGCTCTTATGCCTTTAGACAGTTGCATGTCAACAAGCAAAAATTCAACATGTGAGGCTTTTCACTGTGCTGCTAAGAAATAAGGAATTTGccttatattcagtggtataatggtaaattttgaagtgcaggcacgcATCATGATattccccatagccatgcccctaaGAAGAGTCCAAACATGCTCAGGGGTATATTAATCCATATCACCAAACCAGTTCCAGCAATTCACATCTTCACCaaaagctgttttgttttgtttaacgctaatgggttttaattgtccattcaagatcAGGCCACCACAAAATACTTCGTATTATCACAGGGATagcttacaatatttattaattacattcttatactgcccaatagctgaagctttcttggcagttcacaacagtgtgtgtgtatacacgcGCTTTCTGGGAaaactcttcccacccaccccagctattGCGAAAATGGCAGCTAAGCTCAGcgcaaacagggaattctgaagggggtggcagaagacgTCAGCATCCCTGGTAATCTacagtggccatatgaaaaggaggacagagctcctgtatctttaacagttgtataaatgacatatgcctgcagcacctgctgacattcccacttcatcacaacagttaaaggtgcaggagccctgccctcttttgtattggactagagggcagggctcctgcagctttaactgttgtgatgaagagggaatgtcagcaggtactgcatgcacacaaatgacacctgctgaaattcccttttctatgcaactgttaaagatacaggagcccagtcctccttttccacatggtcaccctagctaatcaAGAAGGGTCAGGGCCATGTCACTTGCAAGCCCTGGCTccactggtctatctagcttAGTACTGtctatgccagccttctccaacctggtgccctccaaatgggttagactacaacacccagaatcccccagccagctgttgTAGTCCAActgtctggagagcaccaggttgaggaaggctggtctatgctGATCAGCAGCAGTTCCTCATGGTTTCCGACACTGGTTGTTCCCACTTCTAGAGGGAGATGCCAGGGCTTGAAACTAGGGTGTTTTCCATACAAACCATATGCTCGACCACTGAACTGTGGTCCTTCTCCCAAAGAAAATGATCAACTGTTAGTTGTGACCTGTCAGGCCGCTGTAACAGGCACCAAAACCTTGTCagcgagagggagaaaagaatggCAACActgcagtgtgtatgtgtgtgtgtgtgtgtgtgagggagaatcGGTCCGTCTCAGACCAAGAGATAAAAGAATAACAATAATTGCTAACAAAATTACAGCAATTAACAGTGTCGCTCACTATTGACTAAATATGTGATTTTTAATAGAGTTGTTTCTTGCAAAATGGAACAGATGGTATTATTAAAGTGCTCCTGCCCAGCTCCCATCTATTTCAATGAAGCTTGTACAGAAACTCCCAGTGGACTgagctcagtgtgtgtgtttcagttaaggcaatacatttttaattattttttaacttcacttaggctgcagtcctaaatatAAACATACTTACTGGGAAATAAGCCCCGTTGAACATAGCAGGACAgccttctgaggaaacatgtTTTAAGTTGCACTGTTGGCTGGGAGAAACAATTAAAGCGATTACAATACCTCAAGAGAGTTAATCTTATCTCAGAAGCTTTATTGAGCAATGGATTATGTTAAAAGCAAGACAGGTGACCTATAAAATGCAGAATCAAAAGACTGGAGAGTTCTATTTGGAAGGCAGTTTGCATTGTGACAGACTTACCTCCAGCTACAGTCAGGCCACGTACAGGTGTACGGCTTTTCCCCAGTGTGGCGCCGGAAGTGTGCCTTGAGGTGAGAACTCTTGGTGTACATCTTGGTGCAGCCAGGATGTGTGCATTTGTGGACCCGGATGACAGAAGAGGAGGCTTTGGGGACCTTGGACTCCTCTATGTTCTTTGTGCTTCCAAGAACTCCAGGCCTCAGCACCACAGGCAAAGGGGCTATTCGTACATACTTTTGGTCTGTGCCTGCCATAGGGCTTTGGATGACCTGAGGAAGAACTGTCAGGCTCTGGCCTTGCATTTTGATGACCAATTGGGCCACCCTGATACCACCACAAATAGGGTTCTGGGTAGATGAGCTTTCTTCGCTCGCTTGGATGGGCTGGATCTGAAGGACAACAGGGGTAGTCCCCATGGTTCCTGGTATGCTTGCACCACCAGTCGCCACTCCGGCCTGAGCAGAGTTTGAGAGGCCTTCATCCAGAGCAGTTCTAGGATCAGATTGTTCCCCGGGGCTGCCCAAGTTGGTTTCAGATTTTATCTCAAACTGTCCTCCTACTGGCTGTTTGTCATTCAGCTCATCCTTGAGAAGTGTCTTCTTCTCATTCAGGAACTCCTCAATCTCCTCCAGCGTAGGGATGAAATCCCTGGAGAGTTCTGGGCAGAAATTGGGTAGCTTCAGGTAAGCTTCATAGATGGTAGTCTGTGGTTTCTCCACCTCCTTTTTTACCTTAGACAGCGAGACACCCATCTCAGATGAACAGATGAGGTTGGAGATGACTGCTGGGTTAGGCTCTTGTTCCCTACTGAACTCCTGCAGCAGATTTAATGGTGGCATCTCAGGCTCGAGAGTACCTGAAGTGTTGTCTAGCTGAAGAGAAGCTGAGGCAATCAATGGGCCTGAAGTAGATACCAGTCTGCTATGATTTACAGAGACCATTGGTTGGTCTCCTTCCTCATAAAAGGTGTATTGACCGCCGTATATATAACTATTAAGTAGCTCGGCTGAAAACAATGACGTTTGGAAAGCTATAGATCCACCTGGAAGAAGACAACCACAAGGAGGTACttactaaaaaaagaaatacagggAACACAGAAAGCTTTAGGTCCTAGCAGAAGCAGAACTAGTAGGTGATAGATTAGAAGGACATATTTAATATACAAACAAATTCTACCGTTAACATTATCACATTATCCTTGGAATCTACCACAGTATTATCCAGGGTTACATTTCTTCAGTGTAGCAGCAAATTCCTAATAATTCCAGTTAGCAGCAAATTCCTAAGAAAACCATCTTCTGCCTGTATAGTCTGTTGTGTCAATGATGTGCCGTTCCTTTTGCCTGAATTCTGTAAATTTTGAAGCCAAATGCAATGTTGACTTTCAGTTCCAGTGTACAATTTGATATTGGGAAATGTTATTGTATTATGaccaaaataataacaataatcataCCAATTCTAagataaaagaaattgctttttctttgcaaaaaggaaaaagcaatAAGAAAAAGTCCAGCCAGGCTCCTTAGATTTAGAAGCCACAATCTAATCCTAGGCATATGCAAGAAGTTGCATCAACAGACCTAGCCAGCCTCTTCAATGTAGACTGAATGAGCACTGCAGTACAGATGCAAATATGCATTCAGATGTGCACCTATCTACTACACATGCAGAACCTTGTTTCCAAACACAGATACCCCTTGCTGGATTGAACCAACTGTTTAACTCTTAGGCATGTTTGTGCTCCTAGTTTAGTAGTCAAGCAGGATGCATCCCAGAGGAAAGGCATGTCCTGTTTCTGGCAAAGAGAGCAGCCCACTCGCAG containing:
- the LOC134394147 gene encoding Krueppel-like factor 15 codes for the protein MVSVNHSRLVSTSGPLIASASLQLDNTSGTLEPEMPPLNLLQEFSREQEPNPAVISNLICSSEMGVSLSKVKKEVEKPQTTIYEAYLKLPNFCPELSRDFIPTLEEIEEFLNEKKTLLKDELNDKQPVGGQFEIKSETNLGSPGEQSDPRTALDEGLSNSAQAGVATGGASIPGTMGTTPVVLQIQPIQASEESSSTQNPICGGIRVAQLVIKMQGQSLTVLPQVIQSPMAGTDQKYVRIAPLPVVLRPGVLGSTKNIEESKVPKASSSVIRVHKCTHPGCTKMYTKSSHLKAHFRRHTGEKPYTCTWPDCSWRFSRSDELSRHKRSHSGLKPYQCQMCEKKFARSDHLSKHMKIHKGSFSSGSRTAQGCVGNS